The Deltaproteobacteria bacterium HGW-Deltaproteobacteria-4 region GCTCCGGTCGCGGCGGGAATCCTCGGTCGACTGCTGCACAACGAGGTCCTGTCGCGGCGCTGGCTGGTGGCCACGGCTTTGGCGATCGGCGGTTGTACTTTGCTCGCTCTCAGCAGCGGCGGTGAGGTGCAGATCGATCCTCTCGGTATTGCTCTGGCCCTTGGAGCCGGCGCTTCCTACGCAGCGTATACTCTGGCGGTGAAGAATCTCCTCCCCGGTCGCTCGCCGGATGCGGTGATCGCGGTCGTCTTCTGCCTCGGCGCCCTCCTCCTCTCCCCCTTCCTGTTCACCGGTGAACTTGCCTGGCTGCTGCAACCGCGCGGCCTGGCGGTAGCCCTCCACCTCGGTGTCATCGCCACCGCCCTGTCCTACTGGTTCTTTGCCCGCGGCCTGCTGGCGGTGCCGGTCTCGACCGCCGTCACCCTGTCGCTGGCCGAACCCCTGACCGCCGCTCTTCTCGGGGTCACCCTCCTGCACGAAGCGCTGACACCGATCGCTTTGGCCGGGATCGTACTGATCTTCAGCGGCCTCGTCGTTTTGGCGTGGAGCGGGCGCCGTGAAAGAGCGCATGGAACGGCATAAACAGGGATTGCTGCTGGCGCTGGCGAGCGTCCTGATCTGGTCGACGGTGGCGACAGCTTTCAAACTCTCCCTCCGCTACCTGCCGCCGCCGCATCTTCTCCTTTACGCCTCGGTGGTCTCGACGCTCATCCTCGGGGGAATTCTGCTGTTCCAGGGGAAGTTGGCCACCCTGCGTGCCACACCCCTTCGCGAGCTGCGCTTCTCCCTCCTTCTCGGCGGGCTCAACCCCTGCCTTTACTATCTCATCCTTTTTCGCGCCTTTGAACTCCTCCCCGCGCAGGAAGCGCAGCCCCTCAACTATACCTGGGCGATCACTCTCACCCTTTTGTCGATTCCGATCCTCAAGCAGCGGCCGACCGCCGGAGAGCTGGTCGCCATTCTGATCGGCTATGCCGGTGTGGTGGTCATCGCCACCCGTGGCGACCTTGCCGGCCTGCACTTCTCCAGTCCGATCGGCGTCGCCCTCGCCCTTGGCAGCACAGTGATCTGGTCCCTTTACTGGCTCTACAGCGCCCGCGACCAGCGCGATCCGGTGGTGGCGCTCTTTCTCAACTTCCTTTGCGGCAGCGCTCTGGTCCTTTTTTACTGCCTGCTCTTCGCGCCGCTGACGCTGCCGCCCCTCGCCGGTCTCCTCGGCGCTCTCTACATCGGCACCTTTGAGATGGGGATCACCTACGTCCTCTGGCTGGCGGCCCTGCAGCGCGCCCGGAGCGCGGCGCAGATCAGCAACCTCATCTTCCTGTCTCCTTTCCTGTCGCTGCTCTTCATCCATTTCCTCGTCGGCGAGGAGATCTACCCCTCCACTTATGCCGGTCTGGGGCTGATTGTCGCCGGACTGCTGTTGCGCAACTGCCGCTGGCGACGCTGAGCTGGCGTTGCCTTTTTATCGCCTGCGTGCTAAAAAAAATTCATGAAGGCGCAGGAAATTTCATCAGGAAAGGGCAGGGACAATGACAAAAGCAGAGTTGGCGCGTTTTGACGGTCAAGAGGGGCGCAAGGCTTATGTGGCGGTAAACGGGAAGGTTTTTGATGTGACGGCGAGTTCGTACTGGCAAGGAGGCAACCACCAGAATGCGCATCACGCCGGGATGGATTTGAGCGCCGATCTGCTCAAGGCGCCGCACGTCCGTTCGGTGATCGAGCGCTTTCCGGTCGTCGCGGCCCTTGAAGAGATTCCGGTGGTGGAAGAAAAAAAGGGGGGGAGTAAAGCGGGAATCGTTATGGCGATTCTTCTGGCTGTTGGTCTGTTTCTCTGGCTGGTTTTGCGCTGAGTTTAAAACTCCCCGGCTTCTTCGCGGCGGATCAGTTCGGCAAAGGTGTAGTTGCGGAGGATGGAGGAAAAATTGTCCCGGATCTCAGCCCAGACGCCATGTACGGGGCAGGAGGTGTGGCGGGCGCACTCATCTTTATCAATCAGGCACTGGTTGATGTAAAGGGGCCCTTCCTGGGAAGCAATGATATCAAAGAGGGTGATCTCGGACGGGTCTTTGACCAGATAAAAACCGCCGCCAACGCCGCGCTGCGAAGCAACGATGCCGCATTTGATCAGCGGTTGAAGAATTTTGGTTAAAAAGGCCGGGGTCACGTCCTGGGCGGCACAGATATCCTTTTTGTAGACAACCTCTCCCTTGGGTTGCTTGGCCATGTGGAGCACGGCTCGAACTGCGTATTCTGTTGCGCGGGTAATAATCACAAAAACCTCCCAAGATTGATGACCTGAGCGGTATTATTACCTGAGCTGTCAGCATGTTGTCAATGTAAACTTCCGGGTCATACGCAGGAGCAGACCCCGGTCTGCTCCTGCGTCAGGGTCAGGCGGTATGGCGGATATCCTTTCCTTTGACCATGAAGATGACCATCTCCGCGACGTTGGTGGCATGATCGGCAACCCGCTCCAGACATTTGGCCACAGAGTTGACGCGGATGGCGCGGGTGATGGTGGTCGGATCGGCCATCATGTAGGTGAGGAGTTCGCGCTGAATCTGGGAATTGAGCTGGTCGACAAAGGCATCGTCACCGCAGACCTTGAGGGCAAGGTCTGCATCAGCCCGGACAAAGGCATCAAGGGCTTCGCGCACCATCGTCGCTGCGGCCACCGCCATGCGCGGCAGGTCGATATAGGGCTTGAGCGCCGGTTCTTTGTTGAGGTGGAGGGTGTGCTTGCAGATGTTGCGGCATTGATCGCCGATCCGTTCGAGGTCCGTGACGATTTTTAACGCCAGGGTAATAAAGCGCAGATCGCGGGCCGCCGGCTGGCGTCGCGCCAGGACCTGCAGGCATTTGTCGTCGATCTCCACCTCCATGCGATTGATCTGGTGGTCGAAGGCAATCGTTGCCTCGGCCAGGGCGGTATCCCGCTCCACCAGCGATTTCATCGCATCGCTGATCATCAGCTCGACCTTCC contains the following coding sequences:
- a CDS encoding EamA family transporter — translated: MERHKQGLLLALASVLIWSTVATAFKLSLRYLPPPHLLLYASVVSTLILGGILLFQGKLATLRATPLRELRFSLLLGGLNPCLYYLILFRAFELLPAQEAQPLNYTWAITLTLLSIPILKQRPTAGELVAILIGYAGVVVIATRGDLAGLHFSSPIGVALALGSTVIWSLYWLYSARDQRDPVVALFLNFLCGSALVLFYCLLFAPLTLPPLAGLLGALYIGTFEMGITYVLWLAALQRARSAAQISNLIFLSPFLSLLFIHFLVGEEIYPSTYAGLGLIVAGLLLRNCRWRR
- a CDS encoding EamA family transporter; its protein translation is MDTKSGNRAWMILAAGVLWGTTGTAQALAPAGAQPLTVGALRLAIGGLTLLALALGRRAFAGSGKWPLRSTVAAAVFTALYQLTFFAAVAKTGVAVGTIVGIGSAPVAAGILGRLLHNEVLSRRWLVATALAIGGCTLLALSSGGEVQIDPLGIALALGAGASYAAYTLAVKNLLPGRSPDAVIAVVFCLGALLLSPFLFTGELAWLLQPRGLAVALHLGVIATALSYWFFARGLLAVPVSTAVTLSLAEPLTAALLGVTLLHEALTPIALAGIVLIFSGLVVLAWSGRRERAHGTA
- the phoU gene encoding phosphate transport system regulatory protein PhoU gives rise to the protein MEREHTIKQYDIELREIREQLLEMGGKVELMISDAMKSLVERDTALAEATIAFDHQINRMEVEIDDKCLQVLARRQPAARDLRFITLALKIVTDLERIGDQCRNICKHTLHLNKEPALKPYIDLPRMAVAAATMVREALDAFVRADADLALKVCGDDAFVDQLNSQIQRELLTYMMADPTTITRAIRVNSVAKCLERVADHATNVAEMVIFMVKGKDIRHTA
- a CDS encoding Rrf2 family transcriptional regulator, giving the protein MIITRATEYAVRAVLHMAKQPKGEVVYKKDICAAQDVTPAFLTKILQPLIKCGIVASQRGVGGGFYLVKDPSEITLFDIIASQEGPLYINQCLIDKDECARHTSCPVHGVWAEIRDNFSSILRNYTFAELIRREEAGEF